The following proteins come from a genomic window of Panicum hallii strain FIL2 chromosome 8, PHallii_v3.1, whole genome shotgun sequence:
- the LOC112903640 gene encoding uncharacterized protein LOC112903640, with product MTDQEVTGFDDGEVLQRVHNVDQMVRDVEFQGVYTTSELARLKQFIEDSKKPLYPGCQKYSRLSGDLKLLQLKADHGWSNKSFKQLLDLLRDMLPEGNQVAESVYEAKKIICPLGIEVEKIHACKNSCVLFHGDYADLDKCPKCGCDRYKRKKDGGDDNADDGNVPVEIGGKKKVNRGGPVRVAWYFPIIPRLKRWFATRKEAQLLRWHKEGRKKENDKLRHPADAAQWGNIDSHFKWFADDCRNLRFAMSTDGVNPFGNQSSTHSTWPVVLSMCNLPPWLCKKRKYMMLTILISGPKQPGDRIDVYLRPLVDDLKTLWKPGVKEVWDEFGREEFTLHAMLFTTINDNPAHRNLSGQSKRKGAACPHCLEETCSLWLRNSKKFAFMGHRRFLSKKHPYREMDCQFNGEKEHGAAPLHVTGDLILLQVKDIKTIEELPKMTEKILVKRKKRDGEEEEDGKGIWNKKSILWELEYWELLDVRHSIDNMHVKKNVCESICGTLLQQKLKGKDHKNAREDLKDMGIRPELYAEETDTGTDLPVAATTLSKTERKEFCEFLHGLKVPSGYSSNFKRLVSVKDMKMNFNLMKSHDCHVLMTALLPVALRGIKTVQVRDTVTSLCLFFNAIEQKVIDEEELLKLERRHFETLCMLEATFPPTFFDLMIHLTAHLAREIWFLGPSYLHQMFPYERYFGFLKSLVHNRSFPEGAMVRGYGTIEAVEWAMGYMDPQNPIGVPHSRHEGRLAGVGTMGKKSITPDPDAFNMAHFTVIQQIDLITPFANEHMQQLREENPARSEAWVAKKHMQCFSWWLRDYVQRCSAAVTDNLITKLAVGPLFTVTTYQAMDINGYTFYTMAQDAKSVYQNSGVRVRAVDNDMQAATYYGQIEEIWELDYVGFKVALFRCRWVNGKRGVSKDKYGFVSVDLRVFGYKDEPFVFAKDVEQVFYVPDLARKNWCVVMPGKKRIVGIANVVDEEEYNQFDEIPSFDTSYMPRLVATDKTPYLRTDHHEKIHIQKSKKKPSE from the coding sequence ATGACTGATCAAGAAGTTACGGGCTTCGATGATGGTGAGGTGTTGCAACGTGTGCACAATGTTGATCAAATGGTGCGGGATGTTGAGTTTCAAGGAGTGTACACAACTTCTGAATTAGCGAGGCTGAAGCAGTTCATTGAAGATTCAAAGAAACCCCTCTATCCTGGTTGCCAGAAGTACTCTCGCCTTTCTGGTGATCTAAAACTTCTGCAGCTTAAGGCAGATCATGGTTGGAGCAACAAAAGTTTCAAACAACTATTGGATCTGCTTAGAGACATGCTACCTGAGGGAAACCAAGTAGCCGAGTCTGTCTATGAGGCAAAGAAGATAATCTGTCCTCTGGGAATAGAGGTTGAAAAAATTCATGCATGCAAGAACAGTTGTGTATTGTTCCATGGAGACTATGCAGACCTTGACAAGTGCCCCAAGTGTGGGTGTGATCGGTACAAGAGGAAAAAAGATGGTGGAGACGATAATGCTGATGACGGGAACGTGCCCGTGGAGATCGGAGGCAAGAAGAAGGTTAACAGAGGGGGTCCTGTGAGGGTGGCATGGTATTTTCCCATCATTCCCCGGTTGAAAAGATGGTTCGCCACAAGAAAGGAGGCCCAACTCTTGCGTTGGCATAAGGAAGGCCGAAAGAAGGAAAATGACAAGCTTAGGCACCCCGCAGATGCAGCACAATGGGGTAACATTGATTCCCACTTTAAGTGGTTTGCTGATGATTGCAGAAACCTTCGGTTCGCTATGAGCACAGATGGCGTTAACCCTTTCGGTAACCAGAGTTCaacacatagcacctggcctgTCGTGCTGTCAATGTGCAACCTTCCACCCTGGCTATGCAAGAAACGGAAATACATGATGCTGACAATATTGATCTCTGGGCCAAAGCAACCTGGCGACCGTATTGATGTCTACTTGAGGCCACTAGTTGATGACTTGAAGACACTTTGGAAGCCTGGTGTGAAGGAGGTTTGGGATGAGTTCGGGCGTGAGGAGTTCACATTGCACGCCATGTTGTTCACCACCATCAACGACAACCCGGCTCATCGCAACCTCTCCGGCCAGAGTAAAAGGAAAGGTGCAGCTTGCCCGCACTGCTTGGAAGAAACTTGCTCATTGTGGCTAAGAAATTCAAAGAAATTTGCATTTATGGGGCACCGTCGTTTCCTCAGCAAGAAACATCCCTACCGGGAGATGGATTGTCAGTTTAATGGGGAAAAGGAGCATGGAGCGGCGCCTCTGCATGTGACTGGAGATCTGATCCTCTTGCAAGTCAAGGACATCAAAACTATCGAGGAGTTACCCAAAATGACTGAAAAAATCCTTGTCAAAAGAAAGAAACGAgatggtgaagaagaagaagatgggaaAGGAATTTGGAACAAGAAATCAATTCTATGGGAGCTAGAGTATTGGGAGCTGTTGGATGTGCGTCATTCGATTGACAACATGCACGTCAAGAAGAATGTGTGTGAAAGCATTTGTGGAACATTGCTACAACAGAAGTTGAAAGGAAaagatcataaaaatgcaagggAGGATCTTAAAGATATGGGCATTAGGCCGGAGCTCTATGCAGAGGAAACAGACACGGGGACGGACCTTCCCGTCGCTGCAACCACCTTGTCAAAGACAGAGAGAAAAGAATTCTGTgagtttttgcatggtttgaAAGTACCTTCAGGCTACTCATCGAACTTCAAGAGGCTAGTGTCGGTGAAGGACATGAAAATGAATTTCAACTTGATGAAATCTCATGATTGCCATGTGTTGATGACAGCTCTTCTTCCTGTTGCACTTAGAGGTATCAAGACAGTACAGGTTCGCGACACGGTCACgagcttgtgtttattcttcaATGCAATAGAACAGAAGGTGATTGATGAGGAAGAACTATTGAAGTTAGAGAGGAGGCATTTCGAGACCCTATGCATGCTTGAAGCTACCTTCCCACCAACATTCTTTGATCTCATGATCCATCTAACAGCACACCTCGCGAGGGAGATTTGGTTCCTTGGCCCATCTTACCTTCATCAGATGTTTCCATATGAGAGGTACTTTGGATTCCTCAAATCATTGGTACATAACCGGTCATTTCCGGAGGGAGCCATGGTTCGTGGCTATGGGACCATCGAAGCAGTGGAGTGGGCCATGGGTTATATGGACCCCCAAAACCCCATTGGTGTGCCTCATTCACGGCATGAAGGTAGGCTTGCAGGTGTTGGGACCATGGGGAAAAAGTCAATCACTCCGGATCCAGATGCCTTCAACATGGCTCATTTCACCGTGATACAACAGATTGACCTGATTACACCATTTGCCAACGAGCACATGCAACAACTACGTGAAGAAAACCCTGCCCGTAGTGAGGCTTGGGTTGCAAAGAAGCACATGCAATGCTTCAGCTGGTGGCTCCGAGATTATGTCCAGAGATGCAGCGCAGCTGTAACCGACAATCTGATAACGAAACTAGCAGTGGGGCCATTATTCACTGTTACAACATACCAAGCAATGGATATCaatggatacacgttctacaccaTGGCCCAGGATGCCAAGAGCGTCTATCAAAACAGTGGTGTGCGTGTACGGGCCGTCGACAATGACATGCAGGCAGCCACATACTATGGTcaaatagaggagatatgggagcttgatTATGTAGGTTTCAAGGTAGCCTTGTTTCGGTGCAGATGGGTCAATGGGAAGAGAGGTGTGAGCAAGGATAAATATGGGTTTGTTAGTGTTGATCTGCGGGTCTTTGGTTACAAAGACGAACCGTTTGTTTTCGCCAAGGATGTTGAGCAAGTGTTCTATGTACCTGACCTTGCAAGGAAGAACTGGTGTGTGGTTATGCCTGGAAAAAAAAGGATTGTTGGGATTGCCAATGTTGTTGACGAGGAGGAATACAACCAGTTTGATGAAATTCCATCCTTTGACACTTCATACATGCCCCGACTCGTGGCAACTGACAAAACACCGTACTTGCGAACCGACCATCATGAAAAAATCCATATCCAGAAATCAAAGAAAAAGCCATCAGAGTGA